The Cygnus atratus isolate AKBS03 ecotype Queensland, Australia chromosome 2, CAtr_DNAZoo_HiC_assembly, whole genome shotgun sequence genome window below encodes:
- the LOC118254741 gene encoding transmembrane protein 14C-like has product MAYDWLGLGYAALVASGGIIGYARAGSVPSLAAGLLFGGLAGLGAYQQSQDPKNIWLSLVASGTLSAVMGMRFYNSRKAMPGLIAGASILMVGRLGLQMMEKPLKP; this is encoded by the exons ATGGCCTACGACTGGCTCGGCCTCGGCTACGCGGCGCTGGTGGCCTCGGGGGGCATCATCGGCTATGCCCGGGCAG GCAGCGTCCCTTCTCTGGCCGCCGGGCTCCTCTTTGGTGGTttagcagggctgggagcctaCCAGCAGTCCCAAGATCCAAAGAATATCTGGCTTTCTCTTG TGGCGTCTGGAACTTTGTCTGCTGTTATGGGAATGAGATTTTACAACTCCAGAAAAGCAATGCCTGGGCTGATTGCTGGGGCCAG TATACTGATGGTTGGACGGCTTGGATTGCAGATGATGGAAAAACCTCTTAAGCCATAA